In Oryza sativa Japonica Group chromosome 3, ASM3414082v1, one DNA window encodes the following:
- the LOC4333805 gene encoding uncharacterized protein isoform X2 — protein MAKAQPPPAREPLLPSSASPPPYLDARAGADANADSYVLLVPVRLRRLRRGCRCRCLGPLLSTLALLSLAGFLLWPADPDVSVARLRLAHVSVSARPTVRVTISAALKVRVRNPDLFALDYGRLDVDIGYRGAPLGRVTSGGGRVRARAVSYIDANLSLDGISVVEDAIYLLEDLARGSVPFDTVAEVEGHVHLFFLSIPVKGRISCVVHINPHNQTIVHQDCYPD, from the exons aTGGCGAAGGCGCAGCCTCCGCCTGCGCGGGAGCCCCtgctcccctcctccgcctccccgccACCCTATCTGGacgcccgcgccggcgccgacgccaacGCGGACTCGTACGTCCTCCTCGTCCCCGTGCGGCTCCGCCGGCTGCGGCGCgggtgccgctgccgctgcctcgGCCCGCTCCTCTCCACGCTCGCGCTGCTCTCCCTCGCCGGGTTCCTCCTCTGGCCCGCCGACCCGGACGTCAGCGTggcgcgcctccgcctcgcgcacgtCTCCGTCTCCGCGCGCCCCACCGTCCGCGTCACCATCTCCGCCGCGCTCAAGGTCCGCGTCCGGAACCCGGACCTCTTCGCGCTCGACTACGGCCGCCTCGACGTCGACATCGGCTACCGCGGCGCGCCGCTCGGGCGcgtcacctccggcggcgggcgcgtccgcgcgcgcgccgtctcCTACATCGACGCCAACCTCAGCCTCGACGGCATAAGCGTCGTGGAGGACGCGATCTACCTCCTCGAGGACCTCGCGCGGGGATCCGTGCCCTTCGACACCGTCGCTGAGGTCGAGGGCCACGTTCACTTGTTCTTCCTCAGCATCCCTGTCAAG GGGAGAATATCTTGTGTGGTGCATATTAACCCGCACAATCAAACTATAGTACACCAAGACTGCTATCCGGAT TGA
- the LOC4333805 gene encoding uncharacterized protein isoform X1, protein MAKAQPPPAREPLLPSSASPPPYLDARAGADANADSYVLLVPVRLRRLRRGCRCRCLGPLLSTLALLSLAGFLLWPADPDVSVARLRLAHVSVSARPTVRVTISAALKVRVRNPDLFALDYGRLDVDIGYRGAPLGRVTSGGGRVRARAVSYIDANLSLDGISVVEDAIYLLEDLARGSVPFDTVAEVEGHVHLFFLSIPVKGRISCVVHINPHNQTIVHQDCYPDVNICSL, encoded by the exons aTGGCGAAGGCGCAGCCTCCGCCTGCGCGGGAGCCCCtgctcccctcctccgcctccccgccACCCTATCTGGacgcccgcgccggcgccgacgccaacGCGGACTCGTACGTCCTCCTCGTCCCCGTGCGGCTCCGCCGGCTGCGGCGCgggtgccgctgccgctgcctcgGCCCGCTCCTCTCCACGCTCGCGCTGCTCTCCCTCGCCGGGTTCCTCCTCTGGCCCGCCGACCCGGACGTCAGCGTggcgcgcctccgcctcgcgcacgtCTCCGTCTCCGCGCGCCCCACCGTCCGCGTCACCATCTCCGCCGCGCTCAAGGTCCGCGTCCGGAACCCGGACCTCTTCGCGCTCGACTACGGCCGCCTCGACGTCGACATCGGCTACCGCGGCGCGCCGCTCGGGCGcgtcacctccggcggcgggcgcgtccgcgcgcgcgccgtctcCTACATCGACGCCAACCTCAGCCTCGACGGCATAAGCGTCGTGGAGGACGCGATCTACCTCCTCGAGGACCTCGCGCGGGGATCCGTGCCCTTCGACACCGTCGCTGAGGTCGAGGGCCACGTTCACTTGTTCTTCCTCAGCATCCCTGTCAAG GGGAGAATATCTTGTGTGGTGCATATTAACCCGCACAATCAAACTATAGTACACCAAGACTGCTATCCGGATGTAAATATCTGCTCTCTCTGA